One stretch of Hevea brasiliensis isolate MT/VB/25A 57/8 chromosome 12, ASM3005281v1, whole genome shotgun sequence DNA includes these proteins:
- the LOC110668623 gene encoding protein CURLY FLAG LEAF 1, whose translation MVSLQAPTSPNGRKTTIPELDISSKKRKWDDEPAQITEGIFEKRSKPPEITKSFFEIELQLETPLPLEWQRCLDIQSGQIHFYNTRTQKRTTRDPRRSPEPPSPCHMSLDLELNLQPCESQRKNNENNQHNFASSIQGLGDLFMDSSKDNKNSEGLKRSPSWLAFEGDDEEEMVATVCTRCHMLVMLCKSSPACPNCKFMHPPEQNPPNLFKQRLSLLC comes from the exons ATGGTTTCCCTTCAAGCACCCACCTCTCCAAATGGAAGAAAGACGACAATTCCAGAGCTTGATATTTCATCCAAGAAAAGAAAGTGGGATGACGAGCCTGCACAAATAACTGAAGGGATTTtcgagaaaagatcaaaacctCCTGAAATCACAAAATCTTTCTTTGAAATAGAGCTTCAACTTGAGACTCCATTGCCTTTGGAGTGGCAACGATGCCTCGACATTCAG TCAGGGCAGATACACTTCTATAATACAAGGACACAGAAGAGAACAACTAGAGATCCAAGGAGGAGCCCAGAGCCACCAAGTCCTTGCCATATGAgcttagaccttgagctaaacctgCAGCCATGCGAGTCACAGAGGAAAAACAACGAAAACAACCAGCATAATTTTGCTAGCTCCATACAGGGTTTGGGCGATTTGTTCATGGATTCAAGTAAAGATAATAAGAATTCAGAAGGACTTAAGCGGTCACCGTCATGGTTAGCATTTGAAGGAGATGATGAGGAAGAGATGGTAGCCACTGTGTGCACAAGGTGCCACATGTTGGTGATGCTTTGCAAGTCATCTCCTGCTTGCCCTAACTGCAAATTCATGCACCCACCTGAGCAGAACCCTCCAAATCTATTCAAGCAAAGGCTTAGCCTCTTGTGCTAG
- the LOC110668641 gene encoding sugar transport protein 5 codes for MAVGGFAVNEPVNGFNGKITVSVVVTCIVAASSGLIFGYDIGISGGVTTMAPFLKKFFPSVLRKQSEAKTNMYCIYDSQVLTAFTSSLYIAGLAASLVASRLTAALGRKNTMVLGGCTFLAGAAINGGAANISMLIVGRILLGFGVGFTNQATPVYLSEVAPPKWRGAFNTGFQFFIGIGVVSANCINFGTAKHTWGWRLSLGLAIVPAAIMTMGALLISDTPTSLVERGKLEQARKSLIKVRGSDTNVDAELAELIKSSEAGKAAQAEPFVTIFERQYKPHLVMSIAIPFFQQLTGINIIAFYAPVLFQSVGFGNDSALIAAIILGLVNLGSILVSTGVVDRYGRRFLFIVGGTQMFICQVAVACVLAATTGVSGTKHIYKGYAILVLVLMCIYAAGFGWSWGPLSWLIPSEIFPMKIRPTGQSISVAVNFATTFVLSQTFLTMLCHFKYGTFLFYAGWIAMMTIFVVLFLPETKGIPLDSMYSVWERHWYWRRFVQGQV; via the exons ATGGCCGTGGGAGGTTTCGCCGTTAACGAGCCTGTCAATGGATTCAACGGCAAGATAACAGTGTCAGTGGTGGTTACTTGCATCGTAGCTGCATCGAGTGGACTCATTTTTGGCTACGACATCGGAATTTCAG GAGGTGTAACGACAATGGCACCATTTCTGAAGAAATTCTTCCCATCAGTACTGAGGAAGCAATCAGAGGCCAAAACAAACATGTATTGCATATATGATAGCCAGGTTTTAACAGCATTCACATCATCGCTATACATAGCAGGCTTAGCTGCTTCACTTGTAGCTAGTCGCCTCACCGCAGCATTGGGCCGCAAGAACACCATGGTGCTAGGTGGCTGCACTTTCCTTGCAGGCGCCGCCATCAACGGTGGTGCTGCCAACATCTCCATGCTCATCGTGGGCCGCATCTTGCTTGGTTTTGGAGTTGGCTTCACCAACCag GCAACTCCTGTTTACCTCTCAGAGGTAGCACCACCGAAATGGCGGGGGGCATTCAACACAGGCTTCCAGTTTTTCATAGGCATTGGGGTAGTATCAGCCAACTGCATAAATTTTGGCACGGCTAAGCACACCTGGGGTTGGCGTCTCTCCCTTGGCCTTGCCATCGTACCTGCAGCTATAATGACAATGGGTGCACTCCTTATCTCCGACACCCCTACTAGCCTGGTGGAGCGTGGCAAGCTTGAGCAAGCTCGAAAATCTCTCATCAAAGTCCGAGGAAGTGACACTAATGTGGATGCTGAGCTTGCTGAGCTTATTAAATCCAGTGAAGCGGGCAAAGCTGCTCAAGCAGAACCTTTTGTAACCATATTTGAGAGGCAGTATAAGCCTCACCTAGTGATGTCAATTGCTATACCTTTTTTCCAACAACTGACTGGGATTAACATAATTGCATTTTATGCCCCTGTTCTTTTTCAATCAGTTGGATTTGGTAATGATTCAGCTTTAATTGCAGCCATAATTCTGGGATTAGTTAATCTGGGTTCAATCCTGGTGTCTACGGGCGTGGTCGATCGATACGGTCGAAGATTCTTGTTCATTGTTGGAGGGACTCAGATGTTCATCTGTCAG GTTGCAGTAGCTTGCGTGCTGGCGGCAACAACAGGGGTTTCAGGCACCAAACACATCTACAAGGGCTATGCCATATTAGTACTGGTTTTAATGTGCATCTACGCTGCTGGTTTTGGTTGGTCTTGGGGGCCTCTAAGCTGGCTGATTCCAAGTGAAATATTCCCTATGAAAATTCGTCCCACAGGCCAAAGCATAAGCGTAGCTGTAAATTTCGCTACCACATTTGTGCTCTCACAAACATTCTTAACCATGCTATGTCACTTCAAATATGGAACTTTCCTGTTCTATGCTGGTTGGATTGCCATGATGACCATATTTGTTGTACTTTTCTTGCCGGAGACGAAGGGAATTCCTTTGGATTCCATGTATTCGGTGTGGGAGCGGCACTGGTACTGGCGCAGGTTCGTTCAAGGGCAGGTGTAG
- the LOC131171097 gene encoding probable leucine-rich repeat receptor-like protein kinase At1g35710 → MGFSTSKRVLILVPLILLVISLSSLNVASNFIDEARSLLKWKASLNQTNPLLSSWILYPGNATNTSSSSHLETNASPCSWHRIRCNKAGRVHVVNLTSYGLKGMLQEFPFSSLPKIAYVDLSVNELYGIIPPQIGHLSKLIYLDLQINLLSGKIPPEIGLLTNLTTLHLSENKLNGSIPREMCQLSLLEELALDMNRLDDSIPSCLGNLTNLFWLSLYNNSLSGSIPQEIGKLSKLVELYLDTNHLTGSIPSTFGYLKKLTVLYIFNNKLSGPIPEEIGNLEFLRNLSLKTNNLSGPIPASLGRLGNIELLHLYQNQLSGSIPKELGNLSSLVDLELTT, encoded by the exons ATGGGATTCTCAACCTCGAAGAGAGTACTAATACTTGTTCCTTTGATCCTGCTTGTTATTTCACTTTCTTCACTTAATGTTGCTTCTAACTTTATTGATGAAGCACGTTCCCTGCTAAAATGGAAAGCCAGCCTTAACCAGACCAACCCACTCCTGTCCTCGTGGATTCTTTATCCTGGAAATGCCACCAATACTTCTAGTTCTAGCCACCTTGAAACGAATGCAAGCCCATGTTCCTGGCATAGAATTAGGTGCAACAAAGCTGGAAGAGTCCATGTTGTCAACCTCACAAGTTACGGTTTAAAAGGTATGCTCCAAGAATTTCCATTCTCGTCCCTTCCTAAAATTGCATACGTTGATCTCAGTGTAAACGAATTATATGGCATCATCCCACCTCAAATCGGTCACCTTTCCAAGCTTATCTATCTTGATTTGCAAATTAATCTGCTGTCCGGAAAAATTCCACCAGAAATTGGCCTTCTAACAAATCTTACAACATTACACCTCAGTGAAAATAAGTTAAATGGCTCCATTCCAAGAGAAATGTGTCAATTAAGTTTGCTTGAAGAGCTTGCATTGGATATGAATCGTCTTGATGATTCAATTCCTTCTTGCTTGGGCAATTTGACTAACCTTTTTTGGTTATCTCTTTACAATAATTCACTCTCTGGTTCCATTCCTCAAGAAATTGGAAAGCTCTCCAAGTTGGTTGAACTTTACCTGGACACCAACCACCTAACAGGTTCCATCCCTTCCACTTTTGGCTACTTAAAGAAACTCACTGTGTTATACATTTTTAACAATAAACTTTCCGGTCCCATCCCTGAAGAAATCGGAAATTTGGAGTTTCTTCGGAATCTAAGCCTTAAAACAAACAACCTTTCTGGTCCAATTCCGGCATCATTAGGTCGTCTAGGGAACATTGAATTACTTCATTTATACCAAAATCAACTTTCTGGATCCATTCCTAAAGAGCTGGGAAACTTATCATCTCTTGTTGATCTAGAGTTAA CAACTTAG
- the LOC131171064 gene encoding MDIS1-interacting receptor like kinase 2-like produces the protein MLFLRDNQLSGSIPHEIGNLSKLSYLNLDKNQLTGFLPQNICLGGSLERLDVNDNQLRGPIPRSLKNCSSLVRARFDGNQLHGNISEDFGVYPNLQFIDLSYNKFSGEISSNWGRCHYLSNLKIAGNNISGRIPTDIGNAFQLHVLDLSSNHLVGRIPKELGKLTSLVKLILNDNQLSEGMPSEFGSLSDLEHLDLSANRLNKSIPDDVGSLAKLNYLNLSCNEFSQEIPIQLGKLTHLSVLDLSRNFLSGEISDRFRSIQSLDILNLSHNHLTGPIPELHGLSQLDLSHNMLTGEIPAEFSSLRTLEILNLSHNKLNGTIPATLAQLPELRSVDLSDNELWGPIPNSKAFQDAALKGNRGLCGNARGLQPCKIAKIHKHVLGKAIKFSLMIVFPIFGAVVLFCGLIIMLFSFRIRKRGSVTGSNMNNEELLSISIFDGKIMHREIIEATKNFDSMYCIGEGRFGRVYKAELLSGDTVAVKKFHSLPHDEMADQKEFLNEIRVLTEVRHRNVVKFYGFCSHVRHTFLVYEYLPRGSLATILCNDEAAKEFGWDKRLTVIKGVAYALYHMHHECIPPIVHRDISSKNVLLDSEYEAHVSDFGTAKLLNLDSSNRTMLAGTYGYVAPELAYTIKVTEKCDVYSFGVLVLEVIKGKHPGDLISTMLSHSGNMEIAVNDVLDERLSPPSLEVEDKWAFIVSLAFSCLNANPQSRPNMYVVCQSLSK, from the exons ATGCTATTCCTTCGTGACAACCAACTTTCTGGTTCCATCCCCCATGAAATTGGAAATCTAAGCAAATTATCTTACCTGAACCTTGACAAAAACCAATTGACTGGTTTTTTGCCCCAGAATATTTGCCTTGGAGGATCACTTGAGAGATTGGATGTGAATGACAACCAACTCCGAGGTCCAATCCCCAGAAGTTTGAAAAATTGCTCAAGCTTAGTCAGAGCCCGTTTTGATGGGAACCAACTCCATGGAAACATCTCTGAAGATTTTGGTGTCTATCCGAACCTGCAGTTCATTGATCTAAGCTACAATAAATTTTCTGGTGAAATCTCATCCAACTGGGGGAGGTGTCACTACTTGTCGAACCTAAAAATTGCAGGGAATAATATTTCGGGTAGGATACCAACTGATATTGGAAATGCCTTTCAGCTACATGTACTTGATCTTTCTTCAAATCATTTAGTTGGAAGGATTCCTAAGGAATTGGGGAAATTGACTTCTTTGGTGAAGTTGATTTTAAACGACAATCAGCTTTCCGAAGGGATGCCTTCAGAATTTGGATCATTATCCGATCTTGAGCATCTAGACCTGTCGGCAAACAGATTGAACAAATCGATTCCTGACGATGTTGGAAGCTTAGCTAAACTCAACTACTTGAATTTAAGCTGTAATGAGTTTAGCCAAGAAATTCCAATTCAGTTGGGGAAGTTAACTCACTTGTCGGTGTTGGATTTAAGCCGGAACTTCCTCAGTGGAGAAATATCAGATAGATTCAGAAGCATCCAGAGCCTGGATATATTGAATCTGTCTCACAATCACCTCACTGGTCCCATTCCAGAACTGCATGGCTTGTCCCAGCTCGATCTTAGTCACAACATGCTCACTGGAGAGATACCGGCAGAATTTTCAAGTTTGCGAACCTTGGAGATACTGAATCTTTCTCACAACAAGCTCAATGGTACCATTCCAGCAACGTTAGCACAACTGCCTGAATTGCGATCCGTTGATCTATCAGATAACGAGTTGTGGGGTCCCATTCCCAACAGCAAAGCATTTCAAGATGCTGCATTGAAAGGAAACAGAGGACTCTGTGGCAATGCTAGAGGTCTGCAGCCTTGCAAGATTGCAAAGATTCACAAACATGTTTTGGGAAAGGCCATAAAATTTTCTCTGATGATTGTCTTTCCTATTTTCGGAGCAGTTGTCCTATTCTGCGGTTTAATTATCATGTTGTTCAGTTTCCGAATAAGGAAAAGAGGCTCAGTGACAGGAAGCAACATGAACAACGAAGAGTTGCTTTCCATATCAATTTTCGATGGAAAAATAATGCACCGAGAAATCATAGAAGCAACCAAGAATTTTGACAGCATGTACTGCATTGGAGAGGGCAGATTTGGACGTGTCTACAAAGCAGAGTTGTTATCGGGTGATACTGTAGCTGTAAAGAAATTCCATTCGTTACCTCATGATGAGATGGCAGATCAGAAAGAATTCCTGAATGAGATAAGGGTATTAACAGAGGTAAGGCATCGAAATGTTGTCAAATTCTATGGTTTTTGTTCACATGTCCGACACACATTTCTAGTTTACGAGTACCTCCCTAGGGGTAGCTTGGCCACGATCCTGTGCAATGACGAAGCTGCAAAAGAATTTGGCTGGGATAAAAGGCTGACGGTCATAAAAGGTGTAGCTTATGCCTTGTACCACATGCACCATGAGTGCATACCACCAATTGTTCATAGAGACATATCAAGCAAGAATGTTCTGCTGGACTCAGAATATGAAGCTCATGTTTCGGATTTTGGCACAGCTAAGCTTCTCAACCTAGATTCTTCCAATCGGACTATGCTTGCAGGCACCTACGGATACGTAGCACCAG AGCTTGCATACACAATAAAAGTGACAGAAAAATGCGATGTGTACAGCTTTGGGGTGCTGGTACTGGAAGTCATCAAAGGAAAGCATCCTGGTGATCTGATTTCTACGATGTTATCTCACTCAGGCAATATGGAGATAGCAGTCAATGATGTGTTGGATGAGCGTTTGTCGCCTCCTTCACTTGAGGTTGAAGACAAATGGGCATTCATAGTAAGTCTGGCATTTTCATGCTTAAATGCCAATCCACAGTCTAGGCCAAACATGTATGTTGTTTGTCAGTCGTTGTCCAAATGA